The stretch of DNA GATGATGACAGAGTTTCATGAAGATTACCTGAACAGCCTGGCAGAAGAAAAAATGGAAGATTTCCTGCTTCAATCGTTAAATCGCTGCACAGAATTTGGCAAAATATTCTCTGAGACGTATTATTTAATGGAGCGTGAATCTATTATGTGAACGAATAAACCAACGCACTTGGAGAGTGATGGCTTTATGAAATATGAAATTACCCATACCAATATTTTCGAATACGAAAATGATGTGGACCAAAGCATGAACCATATTCGTTTAAAACCAAGTACCGACGAATGCCAGCACCTGCTTTCTTATCAGATTGATATTACTCCTCCTTCTATGACAAAAGAAAGCATAGATTTGTGGGGAAATACCGTGGAGAGCTTTCTTATCCCACAAAAACACCGCTCATTAGAAGTAAAAACAACTTCTGTTGTCAGCATTCAGCGGGCGCCGTTTATTGAACGAATTGAATACTCTTCTGAAATGAAGTCCATTTTTCATTCAAGGCGGTTCAAAGAGCACTATCTTCCTTTTTTAAAGGAAAATACATATACCTTTCTTAGTCCGGAACAAGTAGAAGAAATGATGCAGTCTGTCGGTAATATTGAAAATCCTGTTCAATTTTCACTGGAATTAATGCGGTATTTGCATAAGACATTTACGTATGATACTGAAGCCACGAATGTTCATACAACGGCCC from Domibacillus sp. DTU_2020_1001157_1_SI_ALB_TIR_016 encodes:
- a CDS encoding transglutaminase family protein; translated protein: MKYEITHTNIFEYENDVDQSMNHIRLKPSTDECQHLLSYQIDITPPSMTKESIDLWGNTVESFLIPQKHRSLEVKTTSVVSIQRAPFIERIEYSSEMKSIFHSRRFKEHYLPFLKENTYTFLSPEQVEEMMQSVGNIENPVQFSLELMRYLHKTFTYDTEATNVHTTAQEAFALKKGVCQDYTHVMLGMLRKKGIPARYVSGYLYTGDNAEFIGDSASHAWVEVMVPGIGWIGLDPTNNVEALENHIRIGIGRDYTDVSPLQGIYRGGSQTLEVKVSVKKLESL